Part of the Sulfurirhabdus autotrophica genome, CACTATGTCACAGTGACAGGGGGCGAGCCTCTGGCTCAGAAAGGCTGTATTGATTTGCTTAAGGCACTTTGTGATGCCGACTATTCTGTTTCGCTTGAAACTAGCGGCGCACTGGACGTATCAAAAGTCGATGTGCGCGTATCCAAAATTGTCGATGTCAAAACGCCGGGTTCAGGTGAAGTTACAAAAAATCGCTGGGAAAACCTGCAGTACCTGACACCCCATGACGAAATCAAATTTGTGTTGTGTGATGTAAATGATTACCAGTGGGCAAAACAGCAATTAACCGAACACAATCTTGTTGAGCGATGCCCAGTCATATTTTCCCCCGTGTTTTCTACCCTTGAGCCGGGCGACCTGGCAGAATGGGTATTACGCGACCATGTGCCAGTTCGCATGCAGATACAATTGCACAAATATTTGTGGGGCGAAGGTCGCGGAAAATAAGTGGTTGCAGTTGAATGAAACGCCTCCCCAAGAATCTGGGTTAGAATAAAACATTCTTATTTACACCCAAACACGTTCATGAAAAAAGCTGTCATATTGTTATCCGGTGGTCTTGATTCCGCAACAGCCTTGGCGATTGCTCGCCACGCAGGATTTGACTGTTATGCACTGAGCCTGGATTACGGTCAGCGTCATCGTGCAGAATTGCAGGCAGCGGATAGCGTAGCAAAAGCACTGGGCGCTACCACCCACCGAACAATCAAACTGGATCTCACTGTTTTTGGCGGTTCAGCACTGACTGACGCATCAATTTCAGTTCCTACCATTCCCGGTAAGGGCATTCCAATTACTTATGTGCCAGCACGTAACACCATTATGCTATCCCTTGCCCTGGCATGGGCAGAAGTGCTGGGAAGTCGGGATATCTTTATTGGT contains:
- the queE gene encoding 7-carboxy-7-deazaguanine synthase QueE; amino-acid sequence: MTAPQPTLRINEIFYSLQGETSRIGLPTVFIRLTGCPLRCGYCDTEYAFHEGESMPLSAILEKTKAYGAHYVTVTGGEPLAQKGCIDLLKALCDADYSVSLETSGALDVSKVDVRVSKIVDVKTPGSGEVTKNRWENLQYLTPHDEIKFVLCDVNDYQWAKQQLTEHNLVERCPVIFSPVFSTLEPGDLAEWVLRDHVPVRMQIQLHKYLWGEGRGK
- the queC gene encoding 7-cyano-7-deazaguanine synthase QueC — its product is MKKAVILLSGGLDSATALAIARHAGFDCYALSLDYGQRHRAELQAADSVAKALGATTHRTIKLDLTVFGGSALTDASISVPTIPGKGIPITYVPARNTIMLSLALAWAEVLGSRDIFIGVNAVDYSGYPDCRPEYISAYEKMANLATKAAIEGQSLKIHTPLIALSKADIIRQGIELKVDYRQTVSCYQADDAGAACGICDSCRLRRQGFVDAGINDPTHYR